The Methanosphaera sp. BMS genome contains a region encoding:
- a CDS encoding energy-converting hydrogenase B subunit P gives MKIVLRAHHIISLAGYIVELRTSFRNLIVVNHSDEPIKLEVPVLNDGWIEDHKKLGLEIIPLNDDDDFLVQFQMAKHKLDEERKQLAQ, from the coding sequence ATGAAAATAGTTTTAAGAGCTCATCATATTATTAGCTTAGCAGGTTATATTGTAGAATTAAGAACTTCCTTCAGAAATTTAATCGTTGTCAATCATTCTGACGAACCTATTAAACTTGAAGTTCCTGTCCTTAATGATGGATGGATTGAAGATCATAAGAAGTTAGGTTTGGAGATTATTCCACTAAATGATGATGATGATTTCTTAGTTCAATTCCAAATGGCTAAACATAAATTAGATGAAGAAAGAAAACAATTAGCTCAATAA
- a CDS encoding NADH-quinone oxidoreductase subunit B family protein, whose protein sequence is MGIKSHSRQKAIHLMLVYTGGCNGCDIEIVNTVLSPKFDIEQYNVFLTWNPREADILVVSGPVTHWTKEPLIKIYESIPNPKLVVAVGACALTGGVYKNIHGEIPSEEIAGPVDNVIPVDAKIPGCAVRPEDVVAGVVGAVTANLLDVVDNK, encoded by the coding sequence ATGGGAATTAAATCACACTCACGTCAAAAGGCTATACATCTCATGCTTGTATATACAGGCGGATGTAATGGTTGCGATATTGAAATAGTTAACACTGTTCTATCTCCTAAATTCGATATAGAACAATATAATGTATTCCTAACATGGAATCCTAGAGAAGCAGATATATTAGTAGTATCCGGTCCTGTAACTCATTGGACAAAAGAGCCATTAATAAAAATCTACGAATCAATACCAAATCCTAAATTGGTTGTTGCAGTAGGTGCATGTGCTTTAACCGGTGGAGTATACAAAAATATTCATGGAGAAATTCCATCAGAAGAAATTGCAGGTCCAGTAGATAACGTTATTCCAGTAGATGCAAAAATCCCTGGATGTGCTGTAAGACCTGAAGATGTAGTTGCAGGTGTAGTAGGTGCAGTAACAGCAAATCTGCTTGATGTTGTAGATAATAAATAA
- a CDS encoding respiratory chain complex I subunit 1 family protein: MDLVSTIGAVIGAFIIAGIVCLWLPGIEKNAEARIQQRLGPQFASPGLYATFKFIFKEALTPSAIMPKLYNALPIFTLIVVAALFLIINREAMIYLGTFASLVALVGLLKVEEVMYLFMSSFSQSLMSKTMPFPDHAKGGKHRDAKQSFTEQISASRSLRLISYGSLPFYISLFVPAILAGSIDLSRIVIYQQLTGPFLFTLPGLIASVVFIIGFLIVLNSNPFAFLEGHSDVIQGPLMEYMSKSRAIYTMAHAFLIFVGGCVYSTLFLGYPPCFGISMIVPIICSIIITVIAAVVSAFAPLFTNREFYPTVIATSMISVIAVLVAFL, from the coding sequence ATGGATTTAGTATCAACAATAGGTGCTGTTATTGGAGCTTTTATAATTGCAGGAATAGTTTGTTTATGGTTACCAGGTATTGAAAAGAATGCTGAAGCAAGAATTCAACAGAGATTAGGTCCACAATTTGCTAGTCCAGGATTATACGCAACCTTTAAATTTATATTTAAAGAAGCTTTAACGCCATCAGCAATTATGCCTAAATTATATAATGCTTTACCAATATTTACTTTAATAGTAGTTGCAGCATTATTCTTAATAATTAACAGAGAAGCAATGATCTACTTAGGTACTTTTGCTAGTTTAGTAGCATTAGTTGGTTTATTAAAAGTAGAAGAAGTAATGTACTTATTTATGAGTTCATTTTCTCAGTCTTTAATGTCTAAAACCATGCCTTTCCCAGATCATGCTAAAGGTGGAAAACATAGAGATGCAAAACAATCATTCACAGAACAAATAAGTGCAAGCAGATCATTAAGACTTATATCTTATGGTAGTTTACCATTTTATATATCCTTATTCGTACCTGCAATTTTAGCTGGTAGTATTGATTTAAGCAGAATTGTTATATATCAACAATTAACCGGACCATTCTTATTCACATTACCAGGTCTAATTGCATCTGTTGTATTTATCATAGGTTTCTTAATAGTGTTAAATTCAAACCCATTTGCATTTTTAGAAGGTCATTCAGACGTAATTCAAGGTCCATTAATGGAATATATGTCTAAATCAAGAGCTATATATACTATGGCACATGCTTTCTTAATATTTGTAGGTGGATGTGTATATTCAACATTATTCTTAGGATATCCTCCTTGTTTCGGAATATCAATGATTGTTCCAATCATATGTTCTATAATTATAACAGTCATTGCAGCAGTAGTCAGTGCATTCGCACCATTATTCACCAACCGTGAATTCTATCCTACTGTCATAGCTACAAGTATGATATCTGTTATAGCAGTATTAGTTGCTTTCTTATAG
- a CDS encoding nickel-dependent hydrogenase large subunit — translation MVTKIDGATTCNEVERQVFETEINMGTVHPAALEPYRVRLFVEDEIVKDAEITVGVNHRGIERIMEGLPVEKANALTEKVCGICSNGHIYNSCRAGEGALGIEIPERAVYLRVLAEELERLHSHMLYLGHGSEVLGHETFTMRIFYIRESVMSLLYMMGGNRVQYGISVLGGIRPRADLNSREQQRILDTMDYIDEKVAAFAERFVADPMVMSRITGTGELSQKQALDLHVTGPSLRATGYAFDQRTKMFEYEPFEFDVITQDGGDVRANILMRATEIFESTKIIRQVIKGLPEGPVINKDWEMVDSPVYKSYIEVPRGVCYHSYGLEDGKVRHSIIRTPSMSNIGAMQESCIGHPVQDAQLNIVSCDPCFTCTDRAIQIIKL, via the coding sequence ATGGTTACTAAAATAGATGGAGCAACAACTTGTAACGAAGTAGAAAGACAAGTTTTTGAAACAGAAATAAATATGGGAACAGTACATCCAGCAGCTTTAGAACCTTACAGGGTTAGATTATTTGTAGAAGACGAAATAGTCAAAGATGCTGAAATTACTGTAGGTGTAAACCATAGAGGAATTGAAAGAATCATGGAAGGATTACCAGTAGAAAAGGCTAATGCTTTAACTGAAAAAGTATGTGGTATCTGTTCAAACGGACACATCTACAATTCCTGTCGTGCTGGTGAAGGTGCTTTAGGTATAGAAATACCTGAAAGAGCTGTATATCTACGTGTTCTTGCAGAAGAACTTGAAAGATTACACAGTCACATGCTTTACTTAGGACACGGTTCAGAAGTTTTAGGTCATGAAACTTTCACAATGAGGATCTTTTACATAAGGGAATCTGTTATGAGCCTACTATACATGATGGGTGGAAACAGAGTACAGTATGGTATATCTGTATTAGGTGGAATCAGACCTAGGGCAGACTTAAATTCAAGAGAACAACAAAGAATTCTTGATACAATGGATTACATTGATGAAAAAGTAGCTGCATTCGCCGAAAGGTTTGTTGCAGATCCTATGGTGATGAGCCGTATAACCGGTACTGGTGAATTATCACAGAAACAGGCATTAGACTTGCATGTAACCGGACCATCATTAAGAGCAACAGGTTACGCTTTCGATCAAAGAACAAAAATGTTCGAATATGAACCATTTGAATTTGACGTAATCACTCAAGATGGTGGAGATGTAAGAGCAAACATCCTCATGAGAGCTACTGAAATATTTGAATCAACTAAAATCATCAGACAAGTTATTAAAGGTCTTCCTGAAGGTCCTGTAATAAACAAAGATTGGGAAATGGTTGATTCACCAGTATATAAAAGTTATATTGAAGTACCTCGTGGAGTATGTTACCATTCCTATGGTTTAGAAGATGGTAAAGTAAGACACAGTATTATCAGAACACCATCAATGTCAAACATTGGGGCTATGCAAGAATCATGTATAGGACACCCTGTACAGGATGCTCAACTTAACATTGTATCATGTGACCCATGTTTCACATGTACAGACAGAGCTATTCAAATAATTAAATTATAG
- the feoB gene encoding ferrous iron transport protein B, protein MAKLKFLLAGNPNVGKSTLFNHLTGMKQHVGNWPGKTVERKSGSFKFDGNEIEVIDLPGNYSLTPYSVEEIVSRDAIIHEPNDAVINIIDAENIQRNLYLTLQIMETGANTVLCVNMLNYAEDVGFEIDLKKLEKTLGIPVVVVDAREADGIDELIKRTIETTKKPTDNSKDLSYGIELDDQIEEVKKLFPNLKMGSAPDSWVAVKLLEADDEALDLAEASPDKENLRKLTEIRKQLETEFDDKIDDVFIDARYAEIDNIMKKCVKKPSGENETLTDKIDKVVTNRFIGIPIFLFIIFFVFFITFKIGAPYQDFIDYLFGLLGDWLLGFFGEGLISSLLVKGVIGGVGSVLTFVPIIFILFFLLSLIEDCGYLARAAFVIDRLMYKFMGLSGKAFIPLILGIGCNVTGVMATRTLANESDRISTILALPFISCSARIPIYALFTSVFFADPIQQSVVTFGLYIVGMIVSVIVAKVLKCTVFKDDSAPFIMELPPYRIPTLKSSLLHMWERGSLFIKKAGTIILGVCVLVWILSNLPPGVEEASINSVLGMFGSIIAPIFAPLGFGFWQAAVAFVTGLLAKETVVSTFGTLFGVGESGLEAVLPVLFTPLSALSFMMFCLLSGPCAAHFGTVKQETNSWKWTILSWGMCFIIGYVVALIIYQGGLLILGPNSPYV, encoded by the coding sequence ATGGCGAAACTAAAATTTTTACTCGCCGGTAATCCGAACGTAGGAAAAAGTACCCTGTTCAATCATCTAACGGGTATGAAACAACACGTTGGAAACTGGCCCGGTAAAACAGTAGAACGTAAATCTGGTAGTTTCAAATTCGATGGAAACGAAATCGAAGTAATAGATCTTCCAGGTAACTATAGTTTAACCCCATATTCAGTAGAAGAAATAGTTTCACGTGATGCAATAATTCATGAACCAAACGATGCTGTTATAAACATCATTGACGCGGAAAATATTCAAAGAAACTTATACCTAACATTACAAATCATGGAAACTGGTGCTAATACAGTTTTATGTGTAAACATGTTAAACTATGCTGAAGATGTAGGGTTTGAAATCGATCTTAAAAAATTAGAAAAAACATTGGGAATACCTGTAGTAGTTGTAGATGCAAGAGAAGCAGATGGAATTGATGAATTAATCAAAAGAACCATCGAGACTACTAAAAAACCAACTGACAACTCAAAAGACTTGTCCTATGGTATTGAATTAGATGATCAGATAGAAGAAGTCAAAAAATTATTCCCAAATCTAAAGATGGGTTCAGCACCTGATTCATGGGTAGCTGTTAAATTACTTGAAGCAGATGATGAAGCACTAGACTTGGCAGAAGCATCTCCAGACAAGGAAAACTTAAGAAAATTAACAGAAATCCGTAAACAATTAGAAACTGAATTTGACGATAAAATTGATGATGTATTTATTGACGCAAGATATGCAGAAATTGACAATATAATGAAAAAATGTGTCAAAAAACCATCAGGTGAAAATGAAACACTTACAGATAAAATTGATAAAGTAGTAACTAATAGATTCATTGGAATTCCAATATTCTTATTTATCATATTCTTTGTATTTTTCATTACATTCAAAATCGGAGCCCCATACCAGGACTTCATTGATTATCTATTCGGATTATTGGGTGACTGGTTATTAGGATTCTTCGGAGAAGGTTTAATATCCTCATTACTAGTCAAAGGTGTAATCGGTGGAGTAGGTTCTGTATTAACATTTGTTCCTATCATATTCATATTGTTCTTCTTACTAAGTTTAATAGAAGATTGTGGATATTTAGCTAGAGCAGCATTTGTTATAGATAGGTTAATGTATAAATTCATGGGATTATCTGGTAAGGCATTTATTCCATTAATATTGGGAATTGGTTGTAATGTAACAGGGGTTATGGCTACAAGAACATTAGCAAATGAAAGTGATAGAATCTCAACAATACTCGCATTACCTTTCATTTCTTGTAGTGCAAGAATTCCAATATATGCATTGTTTACATCAGTATTCTTTGCTGATCCAATACAACAGAGTGTAGTGACATTCGGATTATACATAGTGGGAATGATTGTATCAGTCATAGTTGCAAAAGTACTTAAATGTACAGTATTCAAGGATGATTCAGCACCATTTATCATGGAACTGCCACCGTACAGAATTCCAACACTTAAAAGTTCCCTATTGCACATGTGGGAGAGAGGTTCCCTTTTCATTAAAAAGGCAGGAACAATAATTTTGGGTGTTTGTGTACTTGTATGGATTTTAAGTAACTTACCACCTGGTGTTGAAGAAGCATCAATTAACAGTGTCCTTGGTATGTTCGGTAGTATAATAGCACCTATATTTGCACCATTAGGATTCGGATTCTGGCAAGCAGCGGTAGCATTCGTAACAGGTTTACTTGCTAAGGAAACCGTTGTAAGTACATTCGGAACATTATTTGGTGTAGGTGAAAGTGGATTGGAAGCAGTATTACCTGTACTATTTACTCCACTGTCAGCATTGTCATTCATGATGTTCTGTTTATTAAGTGGTCCATGTGCAGCACACTTCGGTACTGTTAAACAGGAAACAAACTCATGGAAATGGACAATTCTCTCATGGGGAATGTGTTTCATAATAGGATATGTAGTGGCATTAATAATATATCAAGGTGGATTACTCA
- a CDS encoding FeoA domain-containing protein, protein MARTVDDLQPGESGIVKKHRVHGSLGKHLREMGLINGTAIKLERRAPLGYPVEIRIQGFSLALRKEEAQAIELQ, encoded by the coding sequence ATGGCAAGAACTGTAGATGATTTACAACCAGGAGAATCTGGTATAGTTAAAAAACACAGAGTACATGGATCTCTTGGAAAACACCTTAGAGAAATGGGTTTAATTAATGGTACTGCTATAAAATTAGAAAGAAGAGCACCATTAGGTTATCCAGTTGAAATCCGTATTCAGGGATTTTCATTAGCTCTAAGAAAAGAAGAAGCTCAAGCAATTGAGTTACAATAG
- a CDS encoding 4Fe-4S dicluster domain-containing protein, translating to MSIGKVFVNGIYVNLKRLIFGSDCVTDLQLRQDALNGNIQPSPKVAQLECIGCGGCANVCPTRAITMKPIEPVEIAEGIIKNAIPEIDEISCVHCYHCHDFCPVFGLFGVAATIHPNDVGTKCQKDVTSMLVDPAEVSDQQIRMIAQYLTDDSIIQKNKELKEQAQKEAEANEEVADASEVAEDKE from the coding sequence ATGAGTATAGGAAAAGTTTTTGTCAACGGGATATATGTAAACCTTAAAAGGTTAATCTTTGGTAGTGATTGTGTAACTGATTTACAACTACGTCAAGATGCTTTAAATGGTAATATACAACCTTCACCTAAAGTTGCTCAACTCGAATGTATTGGTTGTGGTGGTTGTGCTAATGTATGCCCTACTAGGGCAATTACAATGAAACCAATAGAACCAGTTGAAATAGCTGAAGGTATTATCAAAAACGCAATACCAGAAATTGATGAAATTAGTTGTGTACACTGTTATCATTGTCATGACTTCTGTCCGGTATTTGGTTTATTTGGAGTAGCAGCTACTATACATCCTAACGATGTTGGAACAAAATGTCAAAAAGATGTAACTAGTATGTTAGTTGATCCAGCTGAAGTATCAGACCAACAAATCAGGATGATTGCACAATACTTAACCGATGATTCAATTATCCAGAAAAATAAAGAATTGAAAGAACAAGCACAAAAAGAAGCAGAAGCTAACGAAGAAGTTGCAGATGCATCTGAAGTAGCTGAAGATAAAGAATAA